One segment of Lachancea thermotolerans CBS 6340 chromosome E complete sequence DNA contains the following:
- the GCN1 gene encoding Gcn1p (similar to uniprot|P33892 Saccharomyces cerevisiae YGL195W GCN1 Positive regulator of the Gcn2p kinase activity forms a complex with Gcn20p proposed to stimulate Gcn2p activation by an uncharged tRNA) codes for MNLFKDSLEGVGPILEKSCRESSLNARVPVLEEVHLILQDQGQELGEPVIQEIANTLLESYVYIRDQKSGRLITSIFEDLFLRRPALLESSNTFIFNTLKKSLGTKAISDYLNLLDWTNAFLKFAACHSADFTVDSAKLLPTLCLVVYCIEIALDGHEDTKRSKLSQNQHRKRIRQSILQSLNKTLAFCLRHGKGVSVDTIVNGTLLSTVSKLPPAGLIIVMGSLVKAVLQLLPSQPAHHAALEVDFVVPFCEYVGKEALLGKEPPSPFCIETFFAPFAQEYVTSDLFKTYILPSLEKCILRSAEAGLTLANELYICIDSQKIDLCSIFTESKLMSQSFSSLKSSKDSVRKAALESMLTLLRMLRPETCNPESLRKFVNELFKNLKSNLNTDYKTVVSRLLLVTPPFFPEAVSDIVKGLTPYVSKESNEAALEPMLKAYFAHYSKMGSSTKEGYAVIKAGLNDKKQQVRRLWVVSLVEVIDASWEDAIHEFLPMILDFMRDILMSPFKHPARSILSCFVCVDRAHETEKNTLSTELHSLIDDIHQKSHSLGDAWLVATTSANLAAEDRKAALSLLSRAYERHPLMVGLDVIKSLEEETRQGFASGKNGVSIRYSTPVFNVLACTIDDKAALEGILVDLLVLAQHPGFKLKNGWAGLVMQAQLDPNHLVLKFADKIVEKFETYLGGEHIALSPLEKATVKSLSYAAFINSSATAPLLVGIFERDFDNNRLSHIDDSQIKIWRGAEGQLVVNVLDKKDKKLEDKNSKDYETLKWEEDIRKKQAKKNAPSRKLSKEEKELVDAQLSKESSVRKNVNKIVSELRRSCLLVQELVHGARLVDNGTDTWFSVAVSRLLSALRQEVFTELLPGDGVETFLDLSNVISERLGNIRYFTAVATLRSYGVHAIPENLTQEPLLDLISRVLFRIKFAANKKRFESLTLTFLLPLLSKVLEDGKNVSLKNASKPLVKSEFIEEDKEEEHLLLAMEIISSHAESFSDPAIPREHILEVLLSLLSVPSKARSSKECFLALCQNISISPNAEDLELILGTLMSPSEFVRATILEAIDDEFELSPYMKFSPQIFILMQDASESNRDTASFIWQFNKFEVNEELMISLLNFFAQTDSGLRLFVARAYANALRILTAKSEGFFEKYLGVLMDFYSSKARVPDPIVDEYGLVVMSSEAQKDHWEERSTAAIAFKEFSTFYPEDSECAVKFVEFLVNSGALGDRELLVRQELKEAGIEIIAHHGIRNVEKLIPVFERELAENNDVATKENVIILYGTLARHLPAEDSRVVVILERLLNTLNTPSEAVQQAVSACISPLVKLLGSQVEGYIEDTVQKLLNSRETMTSRRGAAWGLAGLVKGFGIGALSQFDIIRNLVDASEDKKDPVRRESVAFAFECLSKVLNKFFEPYVIEVLPNILKNLGDSVPEVREATANATKAIMANTTGFGVKKLIPVAVNNLDDISWRTKRGSVELLGNMAYLDPTQLSASLSNIVPEIVAVLNDSHKEVRKAADQSLNRFGEVIRNPEIQKLVPTLIKAISDPTKHTEEALDALIQTQFVHYIDGPSLALIIHVIHRGMRERSANTKRKSCKIVGNMAILVDSNDLVPYLQQLIDEVELAMVDPVPNTRATAARALGALVERLGEEQFPHLIPRLMSTLSDESRAGDRLGSAQALAEVISGLGLSKLDELLPNIMAGVTNYKTYVREGFMPLLLFLPVCFGAQFAPYISQIIQPILAGLADVDESISDTSLKAGKLIVKNYATKAIDLLLPELEKGMFDENERIRLSSVQLTSDLLFQVTGISSKNEFTDEEGDFNHEVTKQLVEVLGQDRRDRVLSALFVCRSDSSGVVRATTVDVWKAIVPNTSRTVKEILPTLTNIIVVHLASPSATLRHIAAQTLGDLVRRVGGNALSQLLPTLENSLIESNGSDSKQGVCIALCELTQSSSPENLVEYQAEIVNIIRSTLVDDDVVVREAAALSFDAFQEVFGKVAIDEVLPHLLNMLTSSEDSEYALLALQEIMSTKSEVIFPVLIPTLLQPPIDAFRARALGSLAQVAGSALYKRLSLIINALVNTLERNDVDDPTNIVLEDALDKVLSSVTDDEGMHPLLQQILSLMKDENKKKRVIVLQRLANFFKNTVLDMNIYIPEIISQSVVLFDDENPHVLQSVFDELTVLVKKQDKLMLEKLVKPAKQALQLVGRGDEELEVFKLPKGPSCILPIFLHGLMYGSNEDRELSAMAIADVVKRTPATNLKAFVTVITGPLIRVVGERFPSDVKAAILYALNVLFAKIPQFLRPFIPQLQRTFVKSLSDSSNETLRLRAAKALGSLIEYQPRVDPLVVELVAGARQATDSGVKTAMLKALLEVVSKAGSKLNENSKSSIINLVEEEILVVDNKLATAYAKLIGSLSEIMTKEEAANILNEKVLQVDLSSESGRFAILTLNSFLRDAPAHILQSEVVSELVNYLIVAANSNSPYISDNALTAIGKLLLLENEKKSPFSKRESETFFALGEQNIRALVEVLAKDMLVPASNSLDSRRLSLVVVRTLARFKFDECVKPYYDQLGPSVFSCLRDTIIPVKLAAEKAYLAIFRLVEEEDMCSFESWFKGLTGPSVKSSAGSEIQLRSIGDYTKRVGKRLASVERERIAAGGDPETVFSDRYEDESEIWAVGGVELVKDV; via the coding sequence ATGAACttgttcaaagattctCTGGAGGGAGTTGGCCCCATACTTGAGAAAAGTTGTCGAGAGTCTTCTTTAAATGCAAGAGTCCCtgtgcttgaagaagtacaCTTGATCCTCCAGGACCAGGGCCAGGAGCTCGGAGAACCAGTAATTCAAGAAATTGCAAATACCCTTTTGGAAAGCTATGTGTATATTAGGGACCAGAAGTCAGGGAGACTCATTACCTCAATTTTCGAGGACTTGTTCTTAAGGAGGCCAGCACTACTTGAGAGCTCGAACACTTTCATTTTCAATACGCTAAAAAAAAGCCTGGGCACCAAAGCTATTTCCGACTACCTGAATCTTTTGGACTGGACcaatgcatttttgaagtttgcAGCTTGCCACTCTGCAGACTTTACAGTCGATTCAGCGAAATTGTTACCAACGCTGTGCTTAGTTGTCTACTGCATTGAGATAGCATTAGATGGCCATGAAGATACCAAGCGCTCTAAATTGAGTCAGAATCAACACCGGAAAAGAATACGCCAAAGCATCTTGCAGTCGCTGAATAAGACGTTGGCGTTTTGTTTGAGACATGGCAAGGGCGTCTCTGTTGACACAATCGTCAATGGCACTTTACTCTCTACCGTTTCTAAGTTGCCTCCAGCTGGTTTAATAATTGTGATGGGATCACTAGTTAAAGCAGTGTTACAGCTTTTACCTTCACAGCCTGCTCACCACGCCGCATTAGAAGTCGATTTCGTTGTGCCTTTCTGTGAATACGTGGGGAAAGAAGCTTTACTGGGCAAAGAACCTCCTTCGCCCTTCTGTATTGAGACATTTTTTGCCCCTTTTGCTCAGGAGTATGTCACATCAGATCTATTTAAGACCTACATCCTACCAAGCCTGGAGAAATGTATCCTTAGGTCAGCGGAGGCTGGCCTGACTTTAGCCAATGAGCTTTACATTTGTATCGACTCTCAAAAAATCGATCTATGCTCCATTTTCACCGAGTCAAAGCTAATGAGTCAGTCATTCTCTTCattgaagagcagcaaagaTTCAGTGAGAAAAGCCGCCCTAGAATCCATGCTAACATTACTGCGTATGTTGCGCCCAGAAACCTGCAACCCCGAGAGTTTGCGTAAATTTGTAAacgaacttttcaaaaatctcaagtCAAATCTGAATACAGATTACAAAACAGTCGTCTCACGCTTGTTATTGGTGACACCACCCTTCTTTCCTGAGGCTGTTTCAGACATCGTAAAGGGGCTAACCCCGTATGTTAGCAAAGAGTCCAACGAGGCTGCATTGGAGCCCATGCTTAAAGCTTATTTTGCACATTACTCGAAAATGGGATCTTCTACAAAAGAAGGCTATGCCGTTATAAAAGCTGGTCTGAATgacaaaaagcagcaggTCAGAAGGTTATGGGTTGTGTCATTGGTAGAGGTTATCGATGCAAGCTGGGAGGATGCTATACACGAGTTCCTGCCAATGATCTTGGATTTCATGAGAGACATTCTGATGTCTCCTTTTAAACATCCAGCGAGAAGCATCTTGAGTTGCTTTGTTTGTGTCGACCGCGCTCACGAAACAGAAAAGAATACCCTTTCAACCGAATTGCACTCTTTAATAGACGACATCCACCAAAAATCTCATTCCTTGGGAGACGCCTGGTTAGTGGCTACAACATCAGCCAATCTGGCTGCCGAAGATCGCAAAGCCGCACTGAGTTTGCTGTCCAGAGCTTATGAAAGACATCCACTAATGGTTGGCCTGGATGTGATTAAGTCACTAGAAGAAGAAACGCGGCAAGGTTTCGCTTCAGGAAAAAATGGCGTCTCGATCCGTTACTCAACTCCCGTTTTTAACGTACTAGCGTGCACCATAGATGATAAAGCTGCTCTCGAGGGAATTCTGGTAGACCTACTAGTGCTCGCCCAGCACCCAggtttcaagctcaaaaacggaTGGGCTGGGTTGGTCATGCAAGCTCAATTAGATCCCAACCACCTCGTTCTAAAATTTGCTGATaagattgttgagaagtttGAAACATACTTGGGTGGCGAACATATTGCCTTATCCCCACTCGAAAAAGCAACAGTAAAGTCACTGTCTTACGCTGCCTTTATCAACTCTTCAGCCACTGCGCCACTACTAGTGGGTATTTTCGAGCGAGACTTTGACAACAATAGACTGTCACATATCGACGACTCgcaaatcaaaatttggaGAGGCGCCGAGGGCCAGCTTGTTGTCAATGTGCTTGACaaaaaggacaaaaagTTAGAGGATAAAAACTCTAAAGACTATGAAACTCTAAAGTGGGAAGAGGACATAAGAAagaaacaagcaaagaaaaacgcTCCTTCTCGAAAATTATCTaaggaggagaaggagctAGTGGATGCGCAGCTTTCTAAAGAATCCAGCGTTCGCAAGAACGTTAACAAGATTGTCTCTGAACTTAGAAGGAGCTGCTTACTGGTTCAAGAATTGGTTCATGGAGCCCGCCTTGTGGATAACGGCACTGATACATGGTTCTCGGTGGCCGTCTCCCGTCTTTTAAGTGCGTTGcgtcaagaagtttttacTGAGTTACTCCCAGGCGATGGCGTTGAGACATTCCTTGATCTGTCAAATGTCATCTCTGAAAGATTAGGAAACATCAGGTACTTTACTGCGGTTGCAACCCTCAGAAGTTATGGTGTTCATGCCATTCCAGAGAATTTGACTCAGGAGCCGTTATTAGATCTTATTTCAAGGGTGTTGTTTCGGATCAAATTTGCTGCTAACAAAAAACGGTTCGAGTCTCTAACTTTGACGTTTCTACTTCCCTTGCTTTCCAAGGTCCTAGAAGACGGTAAGAATGTCTCTCTAAAAAACGCGAGTAAGCCGCTTGTCAAGAGCGAATTCATTGAGGAAGACAAAGAGGAAGAACATCTTCTGCTTGCAATGGAAATCATTTCTAGTCATGCCGAGTCTTTTAGCGATCCCGCTATTCCAAGAGAGCATATATTAGAAGTGCTGTTGTCGCTACTTTCCGTACCATCAAAGGCAAGATCATCTAAAGAGTGCTTCCTAGCTTTGTGTCAAAACATTTCGATCTCACCAAACGCGGAGGACTTAGAGCTGATACTCGGTACCTTGATGTCTCCTAGTGAGTTTGTCCGGGCTACAATTCTTGAGGCTATCGACGACGAATTTGAACTCAGTCCTTACATGAAATTTTCACCGCAGATTTTCATTTTAATGCAAGATGCTAGCGAGTCAAACCGTGACACTGCCTCATTCATTTGGCAATTTAACAAGTTTGAAGTTAATGAAGAATTGATGATATCCCTTCTTAACTTTTTTGCTCAAACTGATAGCGGCTTGCGGCTATTTGTCGCTAGAGCATACGCAAACGCTTTGCGAATCCTCACTGCAAAATCTGaaggcttctttgaaaaatacctCGGCGTGCTTATGGACTTCTACTCCTCGAAAGCTCGTGTACCGGATCCTATAGTTGATGAATATGGTCTAGTTGTGATGAGCTCAGAAGCTCAGAAAGACCACTGGGAGGAGAGAAGCACAGCAGCAATTGCGTTTAAAGAGTTTTCTACTTTTTATCCGGAGGACAGTGAATGCGCGGTCAAGTTTGTTGAGTTCTTGGTGAACAGCGGAGCGCTTGGAGACCGTGAACTATTGGTTAGGCAAGAGTTGAAGGAGGCAGGTATCGAAATAATAGCTCATCATGGCATCCGTAACGTCGAAAAACTAATACccgtttttgagagagaacTTGCTGAAAACAATGATGTGGCAACTAAAGAGAATGTCATTATTTTGTATGGTACCCTAGCCAGACATTTGCCAGCTGAAGATTCCCGTGTAGTGGTCATTTTGGAGCGTTTACTAAACACTCTTAATACTCCATCAGAGGCGGTTCAGCAGGCTGTTTCAGCTTGCATATCACCCCTGGTCAAATTGCTTGGTTCTCAGGTCGAAGGCTACATCGAAGATACAGTCCAAAAGCTATTGAACTCGAGGGAAACGATGACATCAAGGCGAGGAGCAGCATGGGGTCTAGCTGGTTTGGTTAAGGGCTTTGGCATCGGTGCCTTGTCCCAATTTGACATTATCCGCAACCTTGTTGACGCTTCCGAAGACAAAAAGGACCCTGTCAGGAGAGAGTCAGTGGCTTTTGCTTTCGAATGCCTCTCGAAGGTTTTGAATAAATTTTTCGAGCCTTATGTTATCGAAGTTCTTCCtaatattttgaaaaaccttgGCGACTCAGTTCCAGAAGTGCGTGAAGCAACTGCCAATGCTACAAAGGCCATCATGGCGAACACGACCGGTTTTGGTGTTAAGAAACTCATTCCCGTGGCTGTTAACAATCTGGACGATATTTCATGGCGAACCAAGAGAGGCTCTGTCGAGTTACTGGGTAACATGGCTTACCTAGATCCAACTCAATTATCGGCTTCTTTGTCCAACATTGTCCCAGAAATTGTGGCGGTTTTGAACGATTCTCACAAAGAAGTTCGTAAGGCCGCAGATCAGTCTTTAAACCGCTTCGGCGAAGTTATCAGAAACccagaaattcaaaagttgGTTCCGACTTTAATCAAGGCTATTAGTGACCCAACAAAGCACACAGAAGAAGCTTTAGACGCACTGATCCAGACGCAGTTTGTTCACTACATTGACGGCCCGTCACTTGCTCTTATTATCCATGTTATTCACCGAGGTATGCGTGAAAGATCTGCGAACACCAAGAGAAAATCGTGTAAGATCGTGGGAAATATGGCGATTTTGGTCGACTCCAACGATTTGGTCCCTTACCTACAGCAGCTGATAGATGAGGTTGAACTTGCTATGGTTGACCCAGTGCCTAACACAAGGGCAACTGCAGCACGCGCGTTAGGTGCTCTGGTTGAAAGACTGGGTGAAGAGCAGTTCCCACATTTGATTCCTCGTCTGATGTCGACCCTAAGCGACGAATCGCGGGCTGGGGACCGTTTGGGCTCTGCCCAGGCGCTTGCAGAGGTCATCAGTGGATTGGGATTGTCcaagcttgatgagctcttgCCAAACATTATGGCTGGGGTCACAAACTACAAGACTTATGTCAGAGAAGGATTCATGCCTTTACTCCTCTTCCTACCAGTTTGTTTTGGAGCTCAGTTTGCTCCTTATATCAGTCAGATTATCCAGCCTATTTTGGCTGGCCTAGCTGATGTAGATGAGAGCATTTCAGATACCTCATTAAAGGCAGGTAAGCTCATTGTCAAGAACTACGCCACTAAAGCTATCGATTTGTTGCTTCCTGAGCTCGAGAAAGGAATGTTTGATGAGAATGAGAGAATCAGACTTTCGTCGGTTCAGTTGACTAGTGACCTATTGTTCCAGGTTACCGggatttcttcaaagaacgAGTTCACCGATGAAGAGGGTGACTTCAATCACGAAGTTACCAAGCAGCTTGTCGAAGTTTTGGGCCAGGATCGCCGCGATAGAGTTCTGTCTGCCCTATTTGTTTGCAGATCTGATTCTTCTGGTGTTGTCCGCGCTACTACTGTTGATGTTTGGAAGGCGATTGTTCCTAACACATCACGCACGGTTAAAGAGATCCTTCCTACTTTGACAAACATAATTGTGGTTCATTTGGCCTCTCCATCGGCAACTTTACGGCACATTGCAGCACAGACTCTTGGAGATCTTGTAAGACGGGTTGGTGGAAACGCTCTATCTCAATTGCTACCAACGCTCGAAAACTCCCTCATCGAATCCAATGGCTCGGACTCAAAGCAGGGAGTATGTATCGCCTTGTGCGAGCTCACTCAATCATCTTCTCCAGAAAATCTGGTTGAATACCAGGCGGAGATTGTTAACATAATTCGCAGCACTTTAGTTGATGACGATGTTGTCGTtagagaagctgcagctctTTCTTTCGACGCTTTCCAAGAGGTATTTGGTAAAGTGGCTATTGACGAGGTTCTACCTCATCTGCTAAACATGCTCACGTCTTCAGAGGACTCTGAATACGCGCTCTTGGCTCTGCAAGAAATTATGTCCACCAAGTCTGAGGTTATTTTCCCAGTGTTGATACCTACCTTATTGCAACCTCCTATTGACGCGTTCAGGGCAAGGGCTCTTGGATCTTTGGCCCAAGTTGCTGGTTCTGCTCTGTATAAGCGGTTGTCACTAATCATCAATGCTCTCGTCAATACGCTGGAGCGAAATGATGTAGATGATCCAACGAATATTGTATTAGAGGACGCACTAGATAAAGTGTTGAGTTCTGTGACCGATGATGAGGGCATGCACCCACTCTTACAGCAGATTCTAAGTTTGATGAAGgacgaaaacaagaagaagcgtGTCATTGTTTTGCAACGTCTTgcgaacttcttcaaaaacactgTCTTAGATATGAATATCTACATCCCAGAGATCATATCACAGTCTGTAGTGTTATTTGATGACGAAAATCCTCATGTCCTGCAAAGCgtctttgatgaactcACTGTTCTGGTCAAGAAACAAGACAAGCTAATGCTTGAGAAGTTAGTTAAGCCTGCTAAACAGGCTTTGCAGTTGGTTGGTAGAGgtgacgaagagctcgaggttttcaagctcccCAAGGGCCCTAGCTGCATTTTACCTATTTTCCTACATGGGCTCATGTATGGGTCAAATGAAGATCGGGAACTCTCGGCCATGGCCATCGCCGATGTTGTTAAGAGAACGCCAGCCACTAATTTGAAGGCATTTGTTACTGTGATTACGGGGCCTTTGATTCGTGTGGTTGGTGAAAGATTCCCCAGTGACGTTAAAGCTGCGATTTTGTACGCATTAAACGTCCTATTCGCCAAGATTCCACAATTCCTAAGACCTTTCATTCCTCAACTGCAACGCACGTTTGTGAAGTCATTGTCTGACTCTTCTAATGAGACCTTGCGCCTGCGTGCTGCAAAGGCTCTCGGTTCACTCATTGAATATCAGCCCAGAGTTGACCCACTGGTAGTTGAGCTGGTCGCTGGTGCCAGACAAGCTACTGACAGCGGGGTAAAAACAGCTATGTTGAAGGCCTTGCTCGAAGTTGTGTCGAAAGCAGGTTCAAAGCTCAATGAAAACTCAAAAAGTAGCATTATTAACTTGGTCGAGGAGGAaattcttgttgttgacaacAAATTGGCGACTGCCTATGCAAAGCTTATTGGCTCATTGTCTGAAATTATgaccaaagaagaagcagccAATATTTTGAACGAGAAGGTTCTCCAGGTCGACCTATCTAGTGAGTCAGGTCGCTTTGCTATTCTCACGCTGAATTCATTCTTGAGGGACGCTCCGGCACACATTTTGCAGTCCGAGGTGGTATCAGAGCTTGTGAACTACTTGATTGTAGCAGCTAACTCTAATAGCCCTTACATTTCAGACAATGCTCTCACAGCAATTGGTAaactgctgttgttggaaaatgagAAAAAGTCGCCATTTTCTAAAAGAGAATCCGAAACCTTTTTTGCTCTTGGGGAACAGAATATTAGAGCTTTAGTCGAAGTTCTCGCGAAAGACATGTTGGTCCCTGCAAGCAACTCTCTTGATTCCAGAAGACTATCGCTAGTAGTTGTCAGGACTTTGGCAAGATTCAAGTTTGACGAGTGCGTCAAACCTTATTATGACCAATTAGGTCCATctgttttttcttgtttaCGCGACACGATCATTCCTGTCAAGTTGGCCGCGGAGAAAGCGTACTTAGCCATTTTCAGACTAGTCGAGGAGGAGGACATGTGCTCATTTGAAAGCTGGTTCAAAGGCCTCACGGGCCCTTCTGTGAAAAGCAGCGCTGGATCTGAGATACAGCTCAGATCTATTGGCGATTACACTAAGCGTGTTGGTAAAAGATTGGCTTCTgttgagagagagagaaTCGCAGCTGGCGGTGACCCGGAGACTGTTTTCTCTGATAGATATGAGGATGAAAGCGAAATTTGGGCTGTCGGCGGCGTTGAGCTGGTGAAAGACGTTTGA
- the HOS2 gene encoding histone deacetylase HOS2 (highly similar to uniprot|P53096 Saccharomyces cerevisiae YGL194C HOS2 Histone deacetylase required for gene activation via specific deacetylation of lysines in H3 and H4 histone tails subunit of the Set3 complex a meiotic-specific repressor of sporulation specific genes that contains deacetylase activity): MSDTLQFDAKTESLKPRFEFGAPYEPNVSYHFNSDVSQFHYGVRHPMKPFRLMLTDHLVSSYGLHKIMDLYETRPATREELCEFHADDYVEFLAKVSPDNLSKLPRGTLEKFNIGDDCPIFQGLYQYSTLYAGASLDATRKLINGQSEIAINWSGGLHHAKKSSPSGFCYVNDIVLSVLNLLRYHPRVLYIDIDLHHGDGVQEAFYTTDRVFTVSFHKYNGEFFPGTGNLDETGCSRGKHFALNVPLEDGIDDDSYINLFKSIIDPLITSFKPTVIIQQCGADSLGHDRLGCFNLNVKAHGECVRFVKSFGIPMLVLGGGGYTPRNVSRLWTYETALLNGVSVPQEIPEDIPFRDWFGPDYTLHPTLDDLYENKNSKKFLENVRIRCLENIRFLQGAPSVRMDQEVIPSQDLSALTQEEEDAIKELNEETDRLRLEQMEKDSMRIGELY, translated from the coding sequence ATGTCTGATACGCTGCAGTTTGATGCAAAAACTGAGAGCCTGAAACCTCGATTCGAATTCGGTGCGCCGTATGAGCCAAATGTTTCCTACCATTTCAATAGTGACGTTTCGCAATTTCATTATGGAGTACGGCACCCTATGAAACCGTTCAGACTTATGCTGACAGACCACTTAGTTTCTTCCTATGGCCTCCATAAAATTATGGATCTTTACGAAACGCGACCTGCCACGCGCGAAGAGCTTTGTGAGTTTCACGCCGATGATTACGTGGAATTTCTAGCAAAGGTGTCCCCTGATAACCTTTCAAAGCTACCGCGCGGGACACTAGAAAAGTTTAATATAGGAGATGATTGCCCGATATTCCAGGGTCTTTATCAGTATTCTACGCTCTACGCGGGTGCTTCTCTTGACGCGACGcgcaagctcatcaacGGCCAATCTGAAATAGCTATCAACTGGTCAGGCGGGCTACACCAtgcgaagaagagcagtcCCTCTGGCTTCTGCTATGTGAATGATATCGTCCTGAGCGTTTTGAACCTTTTACGCTACCACCCCCGGGTCCTGTACATTGATATTGATCTCCACCATGGAGACGGCGTCCAAGAGGCATTCTACACCACGGATCGGGTCTTCACGGTTTCGTTTCATAAGTACAACGGCGAGTTTTTTCCTGGAACTGGAAACCTCGATGAAACAGGTTGTTCGCGAGGAAAGCATTTCGCCCTAAACGTCCCTCTAGAAGATGGTATTGACGACGATTCATACATTaacttgttcaaaagcattATAGATCCATTGATAACCTCTTTCAAACCTACAGTTATTATTCAGCAATGCGGTGCAGATTCTCTAGGCCATGATCGACTAGGTTGTTTCAACCTAAACGTCAAGGCGCACGGAGAGTGCGTTAGATTTGTCAAGTCTTTCGGGATCCCAATGTTAGTATTAGGCGGCGGTGGATACACCCCAAGGAACGTTTCACGGTTGTGGACTTACGAAACGGCGCTTCTCAATGGCGTGAGTGTTCCACAGGAAATCCCCGAGGATATCCCCTTCCGTGACTGGTTTGGCCCGGACTACACTCTGCATCCGACACTAGACGATCTTTatgaaaataaaaactccaaaaagTTTCTGGAGAATGTCAGGATACGATGTCTGGAAAACATCAGGTTTCTACAAGGAGCTCCTAGTGTGCGAATGGATCAAGAAGTTATTCCTAGTCAGGACTTAAGTGCTTTGAcacaagaagaggaagacgccatcaaagagctcaacgaAGAAACTGACAGATTGCGACTAGAACAAATGGAAAAAGATAGCATGAGAATAGGCGAACTCTATTAA